One window from the genome of Hippoglossus hippoglossus isolate fHipHip1 chromosome 10, fHipHip1.pri, whole genome shotgun sequence encodes:
- the thoc3 gene encoding THO complex subunit 3: MASRYYQEMQESFRNNSKSREFPAHTAKVHSVAWSCDGRRLASGSFDKTASVFLLEKDRLVKENNYRGHGDSVDQLCWHPTNPDLFVTASGDKTIRIWDVRTTKCIATVNTKGENINICWSPDGQTIAVGNKDDVVTFIDAKTHRSRAEEQFKFEVNEISWSNDNDMFFLTNGNGCINILSYPELKPIQSINAHPSNCICIKFDPTGKYFATGSADALVSLWNVDELVCVRCFSRLDWPVRTLSFSHDGKMLASASEDHFIDIAEVETGEKLWEVQCDSPTFTVAWHPKRPLLAYACDDKDGKYDNNREAGTVKLFGLPNDS, from the exons ATGGCGTCTCGTTACTACCAGGAGATGCAGGAGAGCTTCAGGAACAACAGCAAGAGCCGCGAGTTCCCGGCTCACACCGCCAAGGTCCACTCGGTGGCCTGGAGCTGCGACGGCCGGAGACTCGCGTCCGGGTCCTTCGACAAGACCGCGAGTGTCTTCCTCCTGGAGAAGGACCGTCTG GTGAAAGAGAACAACTACCGAGGTCACGGCGACAGCGTGGATCAGCTCTGTTGGCATCCGACGAACCCGGATCTGTTCGTCACGGCGTCTGGAGACAAGACCATTCGCATCTGGGACGTCCGGACGACCAAGTGCATCGCCACCGTCAACACCAAAG GAGAAAACATCAACATCTGCTGGAGTCCTGACGGTCAGACCATCGCTGTCGGGAACAAAGACGACGTGGTGACCTTCATCGACGCCAAGACTCATCGCTCCAGGGCCGAGGAGCAGTTCAAGTTCGAGGTGAACGAGATCTCCTGGAGTAACGACAACGACATGTTCTTCCTCACGAACGGAAACGGCTGCATCAACATTCTGAG TTACCCGGAGCTGAAGCCGATCCAGTCCATCAACGCTCACCCGTCCAACTGCATCTGTATCAAGTTCGACCCCACGGGGAAATACTTTGCCACAGGAAGTGCAGACGCTCTGGTCAGCCTGTGGAACGTGGATGAGCTGGTGTGCGTCCGCTGCTTCtccag GTTAGACTGGCCTGTGAGGACTTTGAGCTTCAGCCACGACGGAAAGATGTTGGCTTCTGCCTCCGAGGATCATTTCATAGACATCGCCGAGGTGGAAACAG GAGAGAAGCTGTGGGAGGTTCAGTGCGACTCTCCGACCTTCACTGTTGCCTGGCACCCGAAGAGGCCGCTGCTGGCCTACGCCTGTGACGACAAGGACGGCAAGTACGACAACAACCGAGAGGCGGGCACCGTCAAACTGTTCGGCCTCCCCAATGACTCCTGA